One Micropterus dolomieu isolate WLL.071019.BEF.003 ecotype Adirondacks linkage group LG23, ASM2129224v1, whole genome shotgun sequence DNA window includes the following coding sequences:
- the LOC123963240 gene encoding protein enabled homolog isoform X3, which produces MQNCMVHLGHIFSSENMEFLINPEKSHPCVVGTAQLTVHSPSSSVQSAGLILRSSPLGLPPRRPPGSSLLLASTPVPRPLLGPPCPRPLPSTSPPSPLP; this is translated from the exons AACTGCATGGTTCACCTGGGTCACATTTTCAGTTCAGAAAATATGGAATTCCTGATTAATccagaaaaatcacatccctgtgttgtggggacagcccagctgacg gttcactcaccctcatcatccgttcagtcggctgggctcatcctccggtcctcacctctcgggcttcctccacggcgccctcccggctcctccctgctcctcgcCTCAACACCCGTGCCTCGCCCgctcctcggtcctccgtgcCCGCGTCCCCTGCcgtccacctctcctccctcacctcttccctag